From Moritella sp. Urea-trap-13, a single genomic window includes:
- a CDS encoding endonuclease/exonuclease/phosphatase family protein has protein sequence MQPVEVKIAAYNLSFDRLTFEELVAEMQVLPAKQKELVTAYLDGSIEAADKEIAEKIIQIRNVAAVIQKNRPNILMMAEFNNDGTGEDKTALIGFQDNYLSVAQSIDGAGGGANLEPIVFSYFESYSTNTGLASGLDLDNDGTIGGLGDDWGFGQYHGKYAFALMSQYEIDTKNTRAFQKFKWKDLENEQIPTITVCDGSQPIPVGMSCGDEWYSAEEWEQVRISSKNHVDAPIIIPTANGEEVIHLLMSHPTPPVFDTGKNKAQNAAEIKFWNQYIQGKEFFYDDSGLTGGLADGAKFVIMGDQNLDPVAGDGEMAVMQTLHDNDLVNQSVMNGELYPTSFGASEYAVDKSSDHPKPNRISSTFGLGVDYAIPSANLDVIDTGVYWSASYEEGRKLFDDARIGLYGNGKDVSSDHRMTWIKVNLK, from the coding sequence GTGCAACCAGTCGAAGTTAAAATTGCAGCTTATAACCTGTCATTTGACCGTCTTACATTCGAAGAACTTGTTGCTGAAATGCAAGTTTTACCTGCAAAACAAAAAGAACTTGTTACGGCTTATCTAGACGGCTCAATTGAGGCTGCTGATAAAGAAATCGCAGAGAAGATTATCCAAATTCGTAATGTTGCAGCTGTTATCCAGAAAAATCGCCCAAATATTCTTATGATGGCAGAGTTCAACAATGACGGAACTGGTGAAGATAAGACTGCACTTATCGGTTTTCAAGACAACTACTTATCTGTAGCACAGAGCATTGATGGTGCAGGTGGAGGAGCAAACCTAGAACCTATAGTATTCTCTTATTTTGAGTCTTATTCAACAAATACGGGTCTAGCTAGTGGTCTTGATCTAGATAATGACGGTACGATTGGAGGCTTAGGTGATGATTGGGGGTTTGGTCAGTATCATGGTAAATATGCGTTTGCGCTGATGTCGCAATACGAAATTGATACCAAAAATACACGTGCTTTCCAGAAATTTAAATGGAAAGATCTTGAAAATGAACAAATCCCAACTATTACTGTTTGTGACGGTTCACAACCAATTCCTGTTGGTATGAGTTGTGGCGATGAATGGTATTCAGCGGAAGAATGGGAGCAAGTTCGTATTTCTTCTAAGAACCATGTAGATGCACCAATCATTATTCCAACAGCGAATGGTGAAGAGGTTATTCACCTTCTAATGTCTCATCCAACACCTCCAGTGTTCGATACAGGTAAAAATAAAGCGCAAAATGCAGCAGAAATTAAGTTTTGGAATCAATATATTCAAGGTAAAGAGTTCTTTTATGATGATTCTGGTCTTACTGGTGGGTTAGCTGACGGTGCTAAGTTTGTCATTATGGGTGATCAAAACCTAGATCCAGTTGCTGGTGATGGTGAAATGGCGGTAATGCAAACACTTCATGATAATGACTTGGTTAACCAAAGCGTGATGAATGGTGAGTTATATCCTACTAGCTTTGGTGCATCAGAATATGCAGTAGATAAATCAAGCGATCACCCAAAACCAAATCGAATTTCTTCAACATTTGGATTAGGTGTTGATTACGCTATACCTTCTGCAAACTTGGATGTTATTGATACTGGTGTCTATTGGTCTGCATCTTACGAGGAAGGTCGTAAGTTATTCGATGATGCTCGTATTGGGTTATATGGTAATGGCAAAGACGTTTCTTCAGATCACCGCATGACTTGGATTAAAGTTAATCTAAAATAA
- a CDS encoding Arm DNA-binding domain-containing protein — MIVNSTDITTKKFKFTNANLKSLPSNSANSSSTELEVSDTEIIGLKCLSGKTGNKRFLLRYKFNGRKCSITIGRFPDIDINQARKGSQKV, encoded by the coding sequence ATGATAGTTAATAGCACTGACATCACCACCAAGAAATTCAAATTCACCAATGCCAATCTAAAATCCCTACCATCCAACTCAGCAAATTCATCATCAACAGAACTCGAAGTATCCGATACAGAAATCATCGGTTTGAAATGCCTATCCGGTAAAACAGGTAATAAACGATTTCTATTACGTTATAAGTTTAACGGGCGTAAATGCAGTATCACTATCGGTAGATTCCCCGATATCGATATTAACCAAGCAAGAAAAGGTAGCCAGAAAGTATAA